The Rhododendron vialii isolate Sample 1 chromosome 6a, ASM3025357v1 genome includes a window with the following:
- the LOC131330578 gene encoding protein THYLAKOID FORMATION1, chloroplastic produces MAAVSSLAFSALGQSTERKVTAPSPRPNFDGIRCRTSFSFTSLRVRVSKISIRCMSSFTDVPTVAETKSNFLNAYKRPIPSIYNTVLQELIVQHHLMRYKRTHRYDAVFALGFVTVFDQLMDGYPSDEDREAIFQSYIRALKEDPDIYRNDAKKLEEWASAQNASSLVSFSSREGEVEGMLKDIAERARSDGSFSYSRFFAIGLFRLLELSNATEPTVLEQLCAALNINKRSVDRDLDVYRNLLSKLVQAKELLKEYVDREKKKREERVESQKASEAVAKCLGDYQYAGR; encoded by the exons ATGGCGGCGGTTAGTTCTCTCGCCTTCTCAGCGTTAGGTCAGTCCACCGAGAGGAAAGTCACTGCTCCGTCTCCTCGTCCCAATTTCGACGGGATACGGTGTCGTACGAGCTTTTCCTTCACTTCGTTACGCGTTAGGGTTTCGAAGATTAGTATTCGGTGCATGTCTTCCTTTACAG ATGTGCCCACCGTCGCTGAAACAAAGTCCAATTTCTTGAATGCTTATAAACGACCAATTCCAAGTATCTACAACACTGTGCTGCAGGAGCTGATTGTCCAACATCATCTGATGAGGTACAAGAGGACGCATCGCTATGATGCTGTTTTTGCCCTTGGTTTTGTTACAGTGTTTGATCAACTCATGGATGGCTACCCAAGTGATGAAGATCGAGAGGCCATCTTCCAGTCATATATAAGGGCACTGAAGGAGGACCCCGACATATACAG AAACGATGCAAAAAAGTTGGAGGAATGGGCCAGTGCACAGAATGCTAGTTCTTTAGTAAGTTTTTCATCGAGAGAAGGGGAAGTTGAAGGCATGCTTAAAGACATTGCAGAGAGAGCTAGGAGCGACGGTAGTTTCAGCTACAGTCGTTTCTTTGCTATTGGTCTGTTTCGCCTTCTTGAGTTGTCAAATGCTACTGAACCCACAGTTTTAGAACAG CTTTGTGCTGCATTGAACATAAACAAGAGAAGTGTGGATCGGGATCTTGATGTATACCGTAATCTGCTGTCGAAACTGGTTCAAGCCAAAGAGCTCCTTAAGGAATACGTGGACAG ggagaagaagaagagggaagaGAGGGTGGAATCTCAAAAGGCCAGTGAGGCAGTTGCAAAATGCTTGGGTGATTATCAATATGCAGGTCGGTGA